From a single Pseudomonas triticicola genomic region:
- the arsH gene encoding arsenical resistance protein ArsH: protein MSDHLPNLDASLFDAVKPSNVGEHKPRILLLYGSTRERSFSRLLVEEAARLLEHFGAETRIFNPSGLPLPDDVPVDHPKVQELRDLVLWSEGQVWCSPERHGAMSAVFKAQIDWIPLELGAVRPTQGKTLAVMQVCGGSQSFNVVNQLRVLGRWMRMFTIPNQSSVPKAYMEFDEEGRMKPSPFYDRVVDVMEELVKFTVLLRGQQVHLVDRYSERKESAEQLMARVNQRSI from the coding sequence ATGTCAGACCATCTGCCCAACCTCGACGCAAGTCTGTTCGACGCTGTTAAGCCATCGAATGTCGGCGAACACAAACCGCGCATCCTTCTTCTCTACGGCTCGACCCGCGAGCGCTCATTCAGCCGTTTGCTGGTCGAGGAGGCCGCGCGCCTGCTCGAACACTTCGGCGCCGAAACGCGGATCTTCAACCCATCCGGTTTGCCATTGCCCGACGACGTCCCGGTCGACCATCCCAAGGTCCAGGAACTGCGCGATCTGGTGTTATGGTCGGAAGGGCAGGTCTGGTGCTCACCAGAACGCCACGGCGCGATGTCCGCCGTGTTCAAGGCGCAGATCGACTGGATCCCCCTCGAACTCGGCGCTGTGCGCCCGACCCAGGGCAAAACCCTTGCCGTGATGCAAGTCTGCGGCGGCTCGCAGTCGTTCAACGTGGTCAATCAACTACGCGTCCTCGGCCGCTGGATGCGCATGTTCACCATCCCCAACCAATCCTCGGTGCCGAAGGCCTATATGGAATTCGACGAAGAAGGGCGGATGAAACCCTCGCCGTTCTACGACCGTGTGGTGGATGTGATGGAAGAACTGGTCAAGTTCACCGTGCTGCTGCGTGGGCAGCAGGTGCATCTGGTGGACCGCTATTCCGAGCGCAAGGAAAGCGCTGAACAGTTGATGGCGCGGGTTAACCAGCGTTCGATCTGA